The Chitinophagales bacterium genome has a window encoding:
- a CDS encoding beta-ketoacyl-[acyl-carrier-protein] synthase family protein: MRRVVITGIGIYSSLGKNRDEVAKSLFEGRSGIILDQARKEMGYRSGLTGFVERPQLKGLLDRRSRIMMPEHAEFAYMSTIEAMEQAGMTTEYFEEHETGIIFGNDSCAQPVIEAIDLIREKKDTMMVGSGSVFQVLNSTVTMNLATIFKLRGVNFTISAACASGSHSIGLGYMFIKQGLQDRVICGGAQEVNIYSMPNFDALGTFSIREDEPTKASRPFDKDRDGLVPGGGAATVILESLESAQARGATILGEVLGYGFSSNGQHISNPSVDGQVRSIGRCLADAGLSASDIQYINAHATSTPAGDGGEAEAIFEVFGGKTPVSSTKSMTGHECWMAGASEIVYSMLMMRDSFIAPNINFENPDEHSAKINIVAQTQKQEIDIFLSNSFGFGGTNSSLIIRKWDEKII; encoded by the coding sequence ATGCGTAGAGTAGTTATAACAGGAATAGGTATATATTCATCACTGGGCAAAAACCGTGATGAGGTTGCAAAGTCATTGTTTGAGGGCAGGTCAGGCATCATACTTGACCAGGCCCGAAAAGAAATGGGTTACCGCTCAGGCCTTACCGGGTTTGTCGAGCGTCCCCAACTCAAAGGCCTGCTTGATCGCCGCTCCCGCATCATGATGCCCGAACATGCCGAATTTGCCTATATGTCTACCATTGAGGCTATGGAGCAGGCGGGTATGACCACTGAATATTTCGAGGAGCACGAGACAGGTATCATCTTTGGCAACGACAGCTGCGCACAGCCCGTTATTGAAGCTATAGACCTGATACGTGAGAAGAAAGATACTATGATGGTGGGCTCAGGCTCTGTATTCCAGGTACTCAACTCTACAGTTACTATGAACCTGGCTACTATATTCAAACTACGCGGGGTTAATTTTACTATCAGCGCAGCATGCGCCAGTGGTTCGCATTCTATCGGGCTGGGTTATATGTTCATCAAACAAGGCCTTCAGGACAGGGTGATATGTGGAGGAGCGCAAGAAGTAAATATCTACTCCATGCCCAACTTTGATGCGCTGGGCACTTTTTCAATTCGTGAAGATGAACCCACAAAAGCCAGCCGTCCATTTGATAAGGACCGTGATGGCCTGGTACCCGGCGGAGGCGCGGCTACGGTAATTCTCGAAAGCCTTGAGTCTGCTCAGGCACGTGGCGCTACCATTCTCGGCGAGGTTCTGGGCTATGGTTTCTCATCAAACGGGCAGCATATTTCCAATCCAAGCGTAGATGGACAGGTTCGCTCTATAGGCAGGTGCCTGGCAGACGCAGGTCTGTCAGCTTCAGACATACAATATATTAATGCACACGCTACTTCTACCCCTGCGGGAGATGGCGGTGAGGCAGAAGCTATATTCGAGGTATTTGGCGGAAAGACCCCGGTCAGCTCAACTAAATCTATGACAGGGCACGAGTGCTGGATGGCCGGTGCCAGCGAGATTGTTTACTCTATGCTCATGATGCGTGACAGCTTCATAGCTCCGAATATCAATTTTGAAAATCCCGATGAGCATTCTGCCAAGATCAATATCGTAGCTCAAACCCAAAAACAGGAGATTGATATCTTCCTATCCAACTCTTTCGGTTTTGGCGGCACCAATTCATCGCTTATCATCCGTAAATGGGATGAAAAAATAATTTGA
- a CDS encoding T9SS type A sorting domain-containing protein: MRCIITISLLYWSVVSFAQPTITWSKNFGGSNQEVQSAMVELSGGSVILGSSTFSNDKDVHNNYGKWDLWLAKLSPAGDTIWTKNYGSTEGDFLNDMIVDRTGRLVCVGSSYANNTGDVGMGKGSRDMWVICIDTASGAVIWSKVYGSSGYDEGYDIVQMNNGHFVVAGINQGNDGDVTNNHGGYDGWIVQLDSNGNKVKEKSFGGTKFEQFSDVIVSANGGLVLAGEAQSNDFDVTGNHGSNDMWVVRLDTALQLVWQKCVGGSSYDNAWSVKELPGGNLLAAGCEQSTDGDLTSVSNADIKGNYYLVKFSSTGNILWQKAYGGTSYDYLDDMLQRGANEFVLIGEAESDDGNIATNYGMADIWLASVDSNGTILWSKSMGGSKGDFGNSAITNREGGLYVFSVSQSADSDIVQTKGNSDIWVVKLCLPADTGLSKSMFTYTADHNYPGATYTWIDCSNNSVVGSGRSFTATKNGNYKLVISQPCIADTSSCFTVTGVDVKNVFEQRNITVYPNPGHGVFGIISDKIIPNEKILVTDISGRRIPTQLVSKQNRQYVDLGDVIPGIYILTIVDDVKVNKFKIRVE, encoded by the coding sequence ATGCGGTGTATTATTACAATTTCCCTTCTTTATTGGTCTGTTGTCAGTTTTGCGCAACCCACAATAACCTGGAGTAAAAATTTTGGTGGTTCCAACCAGGAAGTTCAGTCGGCAATGGTTGAGTTGAGTGGTGGTTCTGTTATATTAGGATCATCAACCTTTTCTAACGATAAAGACGTGCATAACAACTATGGGAAATGGGACCTTTGGCTGGCTAAGCTGAGCCCAGCAGGAGACACGATATGGACAAAAAATTATGGCAGTACTGAAGGAGATTTCCTGAACGATATGATAGTAGACAGGACCGGCAGGTTGGTTTGTGTAGGGTCCAGTTATGCTAATAATACCGGAGATGTTGGCATGGGCAAAGGTTCAAGAGATATGTGGGTGATATGTATTGATACCGCTTCTGGTGCGGTTATCTGGTCGAAAGTCTACGGAAGTAGTGGATACGATGAGGGCTACGATATTGTTCAGATGAACAATGGGCATTTTGTTGTAGCGGGTATCAACCAGGGCAATGATGGAGATGTTACTAACAACCACGGAGGGTATGATGGATGGATAGTACAACTTGATAGTAATGGTAACAAAGTAAAAGAAAAGAGTTTCGGAGGCACCAAATTCGAGCAATTTTCAGATGTGATCGTATCTGCAAATGGCGGACTGGTTTTGGCCGGGGAGGCGCAATCTAACGATTTTGACGTTACGGGTAACCACGGCTCAAACGATATGTGGGTAGTGCGGCTGGACACTGCACTACAACTCGTTTGGCAAAAATGTGTGGGTGGCAGTAGCTATGATAATGCCTGGAGTGTTAAAGAACTTCCGGGTGGCAATTTATTGGCTGCGGGTTGCGAACAGTCAACCGATGGCGACCTGACCAGCGTCTCAAATGCCGATATAAAAGGCAACTATTACCTCGTTAAATTCAGCAGTACCGGAAATATTTTATGGCAAAAAGCATATGGCGGAACATCATACGACTACCTGGATGACATGCTGCAAAGAGGTGCCAACGAATTTGTACTGATAGGCGAGGCCGAGTCTGATGACGGAAATATTGCTACTAACTATGGTATGGCAGATATATGGCTGGCATCTGTTGATAGCAACGGGACTATCCTCTGGAGCAAAAGCATGGGTGGCAGCAAAGGGGATTTTGGCAACAGTGCCATCACCAACAGAGAAGGAGGGTTGTACGTCTTTTCTGTAAGCCAGTCGGCAGACAGTGACATTGTACAAACTAAGGGTAACAGTGACATCTGGGTAGTAAAACTTTGCCTGCCGGCAGATACAGGACTATCCAAAAGTATGTTCACTTATACGGCCGACCACAACTACCCCGGAGCAACATATACATGGATCGATTGTAGCAATAATTCCGTAGTTGGTTCGGGCAGGTCATTCACAGCTACCAAAAACGGGAACTATAAACTTGTAATCTCGCAACCATGCATTGCTGATACCTCATCCTGCTTTACTGTGACAGGTGTGGATGTAAAGAATGTGTTTGAACAACGTAATATAACTGTATACCCAAATCCCGGGCATGGTGTATTTGGGATCATTTCAGACAAAATTATTCCTAACGAAAAGATACTGGTTACCGACATATCAGGAAGGAGGATACCTACGCAACTCGTTTCAAAACAAAACAGGCAATATGTAGATCTAGGTGATGTTATCCCGGGTATCTACATTCTTACGATCGTTGATGATGTAAAAGTGAACAAGTTCAAGATCAGGGTTGAGTAA
- a CDS encoding response regulator transcription factor, whose protein sequence is MFRAIIVDDETQARSVLREELLQNCPSIKVIAETDTVGNAVKEIKRSNPDLIFLDIQLTDGLGFNILEQIGDSNAKVIFTTAYSQYALKAIKFSALDYLLKPIDGQELKQAVDKLVNMQDDEYQKSLKNYINNKGLEGRKKRIALHTSKGVTLCPLEDIIYCEAEGNYTRVVFANGKTPLLMSKTLKDFEDMLSHFGFERIHTSFLINIDHLRLYINRDGGSVQMSDGCEIPVARRKRAALLKLLEDFNK, encoded by the coding sequence ATGTTCAGAGCAATTATTGTTGATGATGAAACACAGGCACGCTCAGTTTTGAGGGAGGAGCTTTTACAGAACTGCCCGAGTATAAAGGTGATTGCCGAAACTGACACTGTAGGTAATGCTGTAAAAGAAATAAAACGTAGCAACCCTGACCTTATCTTTCTCGACATTCAACTTACAGACGGTCTGGGTTTCAACATACTAGAACAAATAGGAGATAGTAATGCAAAGGTAATCTTCACAACGGCATACAGCCAGTATGCATTGAAAGCTATAAAATTCAGCGCACTGGACTACCTGCTGAAACCAATAGACGGACAGGAATTGAAGCAAGCCGTAGACAAACTGGTTAATATGCAGGACGACGAATATCAAAAAAGCCTGAAAAACTATATAAACAACAAAGGGCTGGAAGGGCGAAAAAAACGCATTGCGCTGCACACATCAAAAGGGGTTACATTGTGTCCGCTGGAAGACATCATCTACTGCGAGGCCGAAGGTAATTATACACGCGTAGTTTTTGCAAATGGCAAAACGCCCCTGTTGATGAGCAAAACACTGAAAGATTTTGAAGACATGTTATCTCATTTCGGCTTTGAAAGAATACACACTTCTTTTCTTATTAATATTGACCACCTGAGACTATATATCAATAGGGACGGTGGCTCGGTACAGATGTCCGACGGTTGCGAAATACCGGTTGCCCGGCGAAAACGTGCCGCATTGCTAAAGCTGCTGGAAGATTTTAACAAATAA
- a CDS encoding histidine kinase yields the protein MLCRFLVTILSCLTGLAALYAQKPFYKNYSSGNGLPTSNVYYITQDRNGYIWLATNSGVSKYDGTNFITYTNEDGLADNEVLQIHEDSKGRLWFLTMNGQPCYYINNTFYTEKNDSHLRGAAMRSFYYSFTESDDGIIYLGSVRDRLAAINKTKQPYKLPGEVGRIYFTWFEKKQLYLLASEGIYTISNDLRSYRLRCAISIPQRYICRTAKTREGIIFSVDRDLYEYKTETNKVERLARIDEQFFMITSVDTANGEKICIGTQNGVLIYEHIEDIRKHNYTPYLRGLTVTSSFNDREGSMWFATLEGGVYFTPSQDIVSYSDKLSATKVICIEKDANGKIWAGGKRNHYIILDGNNVTINKLAPDDRLGDVMAIHHNKDGTTYIAGKSCLLKLKGNSKQYIPYWGNDIARDVHGNYWIGLSVCWRVRETGINNMLSPHYYSGSLNYNKYAEVMIRAATNIIFPIGDSILIGTVNGLYIATDTGVQYLGERYTQLKDNITAINSIGNTLLIGTKYNGIIFLDKNLSATIFNKGALSALHVTSIHPENDTVIWVGTLAGLDRLKKIDGRWQAERYQLLSGLGNIAVNGIETLGKYVFLATDAGLIRFRKDTDQQGIPKPLISITGFDIDGEDLTATGKVTVPYSKNNVAIRFKSVSFKDPNAIKYLYKMEGIDDYWQTTTTTEVHYLSLPPGNYRFSVKAVTSSGVESDETKHVQFKVGAPFWETRIFYLLVIFIAIGIISIVWIVRVRFLHRHFELEKQRITVEKEKAEMERDLKELEQKAMRLQMNPHFVFNALNTIKGYYIENKAAEGNVYISKFSKLLRFILENEESLINIDTEVQMLRLYLELTQIRFQDRFTFDIEIDKQILITEALIPSMLLQPFVENAIIHGIAPRQGKGHVSISFRKEDNMLHCTVTDNGIGRRAAEINNRNREHNSMATILVQNRLEILSKNTETNCTLEIVDLYDKSGDTKGTKVIIVIPYQTA from the coding sequence ATGTTATGCAGGTTCCTTGTAACAATACTTTCCTGCCTTACGGGCCTGGCAGCCCTATATGCACAAAAGCCATTTTATAAGAACTATTCGTCAGGTAATGGCTTACCAACATCCAATGTATATTACATAACACAAGACAGGAACGGATACATATGGCTGGCAACCAATTCCGGTGTATCAAAATATGATGGCACAAACTTTATTACATACACTAATGAAGATGGGCTGGCTGACAATGAAGTTTTGCAGATACATGAAGACAGCAAGGGCAGGCTGTGGTTCCTTACCATGAACGGACAGCCCTGTTATTATATAAATAATACATTTTATACAGAAAAAAATGACAGTCATCTGCGTGGGGCAGCGATGCGATCCTTTTATTATTCATTTACCGAAAGCGACGATGGAATTATCTACCTCGGATCAGTAAGAGACCGCCTGGCTGCCATAAACAAAACAAAACAACCCTACAAATTACCGGGAGAGGTAGGAAGAATCTATTTCACGTGGTTTGAAAAAAAGCAATTGTACCTTCTTGCATCTGAAGGCATATACACTATCAGTAATGACTTGCGGTCTTACCGACTGCGATGTGCCATCTCTATACCACAGAGATATATTTGCCGAACTGCCAAAACACGTGAAGGGATAATCTTTAGTGTTGACAGGGATTTGTACGAATACAAGACAGAGACCAACAAAGTTGAAAGGCTGGCCAGGATAGACGAGCAGTTCTTTATGATAACCAGTGTAGATACAGCTAATGGTGAAAAAATATGTATAGGCACACAAAATGGTGTGCTTATATACGAGCACATAGAAGACATCAGGAAGCACAATTATACTCCTTACCTCCGTGGCTTAACTGTCACCAGTTCATTTAATGACAGGGAGGGCAGTATGTGGTTTGCTACACTGGAGGGGGGAGTATACTTTACTCCCTCGCAGGATATTGTAAGCTATAGCGACAAATTATCTGCAACCAAAGTGATATGTATTGAGAAGGATGCAAACGGCAAAATATGGGCTGGCGGTAAACGTAATCACTATATAATTTTAGATGGCAATAATGTAACGATCAATAAACTTGCGCCGGACGACAGGCTGGGAGATGTTATGGCGATCCATCATAATAAAGACGGAACAACCTATATCGCAGGTAAGTCCTGCTTGCTGAAGCTGAAGGGAAATAGCAAACAATATATTCCATATTGGGGCAATGATATTGCCCGAGACGTGCATGGTAACTATTGGATCGGGCTTTCTGTATGCTGGAGGGTTAGAGAAACAGGCATCAACAACATGCTTTCTCCACACTATTATAGCGGCTCTCTTAATTACAATAAATACGCCGAAGTAATGATCCGAGCTGCTACGAATATTATTTTCCCAATAGGAGACAGCATATTAATCGGGACAGTAAATGGCCTGTACATTGCAACAGATACCGGTGTGCAATATCTCGGTGAACGGTATACTCAACTTAAGGATAACATTACCGCCATCAACAGTATCGGCAATACATTGCTAATAGGAACCAAATACAACGGAATAATCTTTCTTGACAAAAATCTCTCCGCCACAATTTTCAATAAAGGAGCCCTGTCTGCTCTACATGTTACCTCTATTCACCCTGAAAATGATACAGTAATATGGGTAGGAACATTGGCAGGGTTGGATCGTCTGAAAAAAATTGACGGTCGTTGGCAGGCTGAACGATATCAACTGTTATCAGGCCTGGGTAATATTGCTGTTAACGGTATTGAAACACTGGGGAAATATGTCTTCCTGGCAACTGATGCCGGGCTGATCCGTTTTAGAAAAGACACCGACCAGCAGGGAATACCCAAACCATTGATATCAATTACCGGATTTGATATTGACGGGGAAGATCTTACTGCTACAGGGAAGGTTACTGTGCCATATTCAAAGAACAATGTCGCTATAAGGTTTAAGTCAGTATCATTCAAAGATCCCAATGCCATAAAATACCTCTACAAGATGGAAGGGATAGACGACTACTGGCAAACCACAACAACAACTGAAGTACATTACCTTTCGTTACCACCCGGCAATTACAGATTTAGTGTAAAAGCCGTCACCTCTTCGGGCGTAGAAAGCGACGAAACAAAACATGTGCAGTTTAAGGTAGGAGCACCGTTTTGGGAGACAAGGATATTTTATCTATTGGTAATATTCATTGCGATAGGTATAATAAGTATTGTATGGATAGTGCGTGTTAGATTCCTGCACCGGCATTTTGAATTGGAAAAACAAAGGATCACTGTCGAGAAGGAAAAAGCAGAAATGGAGCGTGACTTAAAAGAACTGGAGCAGAAAGCGATGCGACTGCAAATGAATCCGCACTTTGTTTTCAATGCACTAAATACTATTAAAGGCTACTATATAGAAAACAAAGCTGCTGAAGGAAATGTGTACATCAGTAAATTCTCCAAGCTGCTTAGGTTTATCCTGGAAAACGAAGAGTCTTTGATAAACATAGATACAGAAGTGCAGATGCTTCGTTTATATCTTGAGCTAACACAAATACGTTTTCAAGACAGATTCACTTTTGACATAGAAATTGACAAACAAATACTCATAACAGAAGCGCTCATACCATCCATGTTGCTGCAACCGTTCGTAGAAAACGCCATTATACACGGCATTGCTCCCCGCCAAGGCAAGGGCCATGTTTCTATATCTTTCAGGAAAGAAGACAATATGTTGCATTGTACAGTAACAGACAACGGTATAGGCCGTCGTGCTGCGGAGATCAACAACAGGAATCGTGAGCATAATTCTATGGCTACGATCCTTGTTCAGAACAGGCTGGAGATACTGTCAAAAAATACAGAGACAAACTGTACACTGGAAATTGTTGACCTGTACGACAAATCAGGTGACACCAAAGGAACGAAAGTGATCATTGTAATACCATATCAAACTGCATAG
- a CDS encoding LD-carboxypeptidase — protein sequence MINTPSYLRRGSVVGITCPSGYVSEDRVHFAAETLKLWGFEVRIGKTVGNEHHYFSGTDNERAADLQAMLDNPDINAILMGRGGYGLSRIIDRLDWTKFKLNPKWICGFSDITVLHSHIHHNLQIPTMHSPMCGAFNPKTVNSGHIKRFLASLIGESQHYHTDPFDLNRMGKTEGILTGGNLAILAHLVGSASDVNTDNKILFIEDIGEHLYKVDRMMLTLKRAGKLDKLKGLVVGGFTEMEDTERPFGQTLEEIIHDKVAEYDYPVCFHFPTGHMEENHTLTLGMLYKMNVTPQGGHVELVKHIEA from the coding sequence CTGATCAACACACCTTCATATTTAAGAAGAGGCTCTGTAGTGGGTATTACCTGCCCTTCGGGCTATGTATCAGAAGACAGGGTACATTTTGCAGCAGAAACATTAAAACTGTGGGGGTTTGAAGTGAGAATAGGCAAAACTGTTGGCAATGAACACCACTACTTTTCAGGCACAGACAATGAAAGGGCCGCCGACCTGCAGGCAATGCTGGACAACCCGGACATTAATGCCATACTTATGGGCAGGGGCGGCTATGGTCTCAGTCGCATTATAGACAGGCTGGACTGGACCAAATTCAAACTCAACCCAAAGTGGATATGCGGGTTCAGCGATATTACCGTATTGCACAGCCACATTCACCACAACCTGCAGATACCCACTATGCATAGCCCTATGTGCGGGGCCTTCAATCCCAAGACTGTTAATTCAGGGCATATCAAAAGATTCCTCGCTTCACTCATCGGCGAGTCGCAACACTATCATACTGATCCTTTCGATTTGAATCGTATGGGCAAAACTGAAGGAATACTTACCGGTGGCAACCTGGCCATTTTAGCACACCTGGTAGGTTCTGCATCCGATGTCAATACAGACAATAAGATATTGTTCATTGAAGATATAGGCGAACACCTGTATAAGGTAGACCGCATGATGCTGACGCTGAAGCGTGCGGGTAAACTGGATAAGCTGAAAGGACTGGTGGTAGGAGGCTTTACCGAAATGGAAGACACGGAAAGACCGTTCGGGCAGACACTGGAAGAAATTATTCACGATAAGGTAGCTGAATACGATTATCCTGTTTGCTTCCACTTTCCCACCGGACATATGGAGGAGAACCACACCTTAACGTTGGGCATGTTGTATAAAATGAATGTCACCCCGCAGGGCGGGCATGTCGAGTTGGTGAAACATATTGAGGCATAA
- a CDS encoding Rieske (2Fe-2S) protein produces MIYNWQIVKTVSLSNLEDNKPIEISVDTKAVGLLRKGDDIYAFAATCPHAGARLCEGWVDAQGRIVCPLHKYRFDPANGRNTSGEGYKLKTYPVEIRNGAIYIGLW; encoded by the coding sequence ATGATCTATAACTGGCAAATTGTTAAAACTGTCTCATTATCAAACCTTGAGGACAACAAACCAATAGAAATATCTGTTGATACTAAGGCGGTAGGGTTGCTGCGAAAAGGCGATGATATTTATGCATTTGCCGCTACCTGCCCGCACGCCGGCGCACGGCTTTGCGAGGGCTGGGTGGATGCACAGGGGAGGATAGTTTGCCCCCTGCATAAATACCGGTTTGACCCGGCAAACGGGCGCAACACCAGTGGCGAAGGATATAAATTAAAAACTTACCCCGTTGAAATAAGGAACGGTGCAATATATATAGGACTATGGTAA
- a CDS encoding nucleoside deaminase: MFDDNYFMKEALRQAKLAYDAGEIPIGAVVTWDNKIIARGHNQTEQLNDSTAHAEMIALTAAFNQVGSKYLPEATLYVTIEPCLMCSGALYWSKIGRVVYGGSDEKNGYHRVAGDNNPFHPKTEIVFGVMADECIELMKNFFAARR, from the coding sequence ATGTTCGACGATAATTACTTTATGAAAGAGGCCTTGCGCCAGGCAAAGCTTGCCTATGACGCAGGAGAGATACCCATAGGTGCAGTTGTGACATGGGATAATAAGATAATTGCACGCGGGCACAACCAGACCGAACAGTTGAATGACAGTACCGCCCATGCCGAGATGATAGCTCTTACTGCAGCCTTCAACCAGGTGGGTAGCAAATACCTGCCCGAAGCTACATTATATGTTACCATCGAACCCTGCCTGATGTGCAGCGGTGCGCTGTATTGGTCTAAAATTGGCCGTGTGGTATATGGTGGTAGTGACGAAAAAAATGGTTATCATCGTGTAGCAGGTGATAATAACCCCTTCCATCCCAAAACAGAGATAGTGTTCGGGGTAATGGCAGATGAATGTATTGAACTGATGAAAAATTTTTTTGCGGCACGCAGATGA
- a CDS encoding D-tyrosyl-tRNA(Tyr) deacylase, giving the protein MRAVIQRVSTASVTIHGDLKSAIGPGFMILLGIETEDTKEDADWLAKKITGLRVFSDDAGLMNKDIAEADGEVLVVSQFTLHASYKKGNRPSFIKAARPDVAVPMYEYFVQQLHILTGKLVATGEFGADMKVALVNDGPVTIVMDTKNKE; this is encoded by the coding sequence ATGCGTGCAGTAATACAAAGAGTTTCTACCGCAAGTGTCACAATACATGGCGATCTGAAGTCAGCCATTGGCCCCGGCTTTATGATATTGCTGGGTATAGAAACGGAAGACACCAAAGAAGATGCAGACTGGCTGGCAAAAAAAATAACAGGGTTAAGAGTATTCTCTGACGATGCGGGACTTATGAATAAAGACATAGCAGAGGCGGATGGCGAAGTATTGGTCGTCAGCCAGTTTACGCTACATGCATCCTACAAAAAAGGCAACCGCCCCTCATTCATCAAAGCCGCTCGTCCTGATGTAGCTGTACCTATGTATGAGTATTTTGTGCAACAACTGCATATACTCACGGGCAAACTTGTGGCTACCGGCGAATTTGGTGCTGATATGAAAGTTGCGCTGGTGAATGACGGCCCGGTAACTATAGTCATGGACACAAAAAACAAAGAATAA
- a CDS encoding GNAT family N-acetyltransferase — protein sequence MKTVIETERLILREFDLSDAQDFYEPNLDEEVMRYTADRVFASVEESADLIRNYDQYAKYGYGRWTVVLKETDEVLGWCGLKYIDSVQETDLGYRLKCKFWNKGYGTEAAAACLQYGFEQLGLNRVVGRTMKDNATSIRLLEKIGMRFLKEYDFEEHPGVYYRILKEDFKN from the coding sequence ATGAAAACTGTGATCGAAACGGAAAGACTGATACTACGCGAGTTCGATTTGTCGGACGCGCAGGATTTTTATGAACCGAACCTTGACGAGGAAGTGATGAGGTATACCGCTGACCGTGTATTTGCTTCAGTAGAAGAGTCAGCGGATTTAATACGTAACTATGACCAGTATGCTAAGTATGGTTACGGCAGGTGGACGGTTGTATTGAAAGAAACGGATGAGGTACTGGGCTGGTGCGGTTTAAAGTATATTGATTCAGTGCAGGAAACGGACCTTGGTTACCGTTTAAAATGCAAGTTTTGGAATAAGGGTTATGGAACAGAAGCTGCTGCGGCTTGTTTACAATATGGTTTTGAACAGTTGGGCCTCAACCGGGTAGTAGGCCGGACGATGAAAGACAACGCCACGTCTATACGTTTGCTGGAAAAGATCGGGATGAGATTCTTGAAAGAATATGATTTTGAAGAACACCCGGGTGTGTATTACAGGATATTGAAAGAAGATTTTAAAAACTAA